The following proteins come from a genomic window of Rutidosis leptorrhynchoides isolate AG116_Rl617_1_P2 chromosome 10, CSIRO_AGI_Rlap_v1, whole genome shotgun sequence:
- the LOC139871184 gene encoding CCG-binding protein 1-like, whose amino-acid sequence MGYGVGGVVCLFPSLQGKLQKKPLPYTLRPKTTNMMIRSPPSQPGLSVRCPKLFPVPICCSSTNNSYNNKSNNYIPKREPFTRRKIDGIFREPSLIEKTENDLADYCSTLEGESSYSCWETYFELKELEKEVPKQEVEKLILESGGVKSLIGYLHGISQIHKTRKTLQNHDKFVSRARTECPVPDGLPKSLEEMEEEENWKMPDSSFTRLLRSKGTFPAWFSPVPDHETD is encoded by the exons ATGGGGTATGGAGTTGGTGGTGTTGTTTGTCTTTTTCCGAGCCTTCAAGGTAAGCTACAGAAGAAG CCGCTACCGTATACTCTTCGCCCTAAGACGACGAACATGATGATAAGATCGCCGCCTTCGCAACCAGGACTTTCCGTTAGATGTCCAAAGTTATTTCCGGTGCCTATTTGTTGTTCTTCCACAAACAATTcgtataataataaaagtaataattatataCCTAAACGTGAACCGTTTACTCGACGAAAGATAGATGGAATCTTTCGAGAACCATCGTTGATCGAAAAAACAGAAAACGATTTGGCAG ACTACTGTTCAACACTTGAAGGAGAATCCTCCTACAGCTGCTGGGAAACATATTTCGAGCTAAAAGAACTCGAA AAAGAAGTTCCGAAACAAGAGGTGGAGAAACTGATACTAGAATCAGGTGGAGTAAAATCTCTAATAGGATATCTACATGGAATCTCACAAATTCACAAAACAAGAAAAACGTTACAAAATCACGATAAGTTTGTATCTAGAGCGAGAACCGAATGTCCTGTGCCCGATGGACTACCAAAGAGCTTAGAGGAAATGGAAGAAGAAGAAAATTGGAAAATGCCCGATTCTTCATTCACTCGATTGCTTCGCTCGAAAGGCACGTTTCCTGCTTGGTTCTCCCCTGTTCCTGATCACGAAACTGATTAG
- the LOC139871185 gene encoding uncharacterized protein, with translation MKLNPEKCSFGFEEGNFLGHVVTPRGIKANLKKIQAVDEMVSPRTKKEVQSLNGKLAALSRFLSKATERSLPFFQVLKACIGKSFNWTPEAENAFQEMKVFIKTLPTLTAPVPGETLTVYLAAGAEAISSVLVTKRDGTQMLVYFISKELYTDGASSSDGASAGVDLILISPDGEEHTYVLRFAFSISNNEAEYEALLSGLRIVERMGIKALKVAVDSQLVANQLNGTFEVRDPVMQKYLKLAEELANKFDSFSITQVPRSMNKKADALSKLASLTFSHFAKDVWVEVVDQKSTDVVQVSSHPAPVEEVNTWMNPIVNYLKDGTLPSDSEMAKKIRMKAPMYVIRDGVLYKKSFLGPLLRCVGPQEAETVIREVHEGTCGMHSGFRTVAGKIMHLGYY, from the exons ATGAAACTTAACCCGGAGAAGTGTAGTTTTGGCTTCGAGGAGGGTAACTTTCTTGGTCACGTCGTGACGCCACGCGGAATCAAAGCGAATCTAAAAAAGATTCAGGCTGTGGATGAGATGGTATCGCCACGTACAAAAAAGGAGGTACAAAGCTTGAACGGGAAGCTAGCAGCGTTGTCCAGGTTTTTGTCAAAAGCGACGGAGCGTTCTTTACCGTTCTTTCAGGTGTTGAAGGCATGCATAGGTAAAAGTTTCAACTGGACGCCGGAAGCAGAAAACGCCTTCCAAGAGATGAAGGTGTTCATCAAAACCCTACCTACGTTAACAGCTCCGGTACCGG GAGAAACTTTAACTGTTTACCTAGCAGCGGGTGCTGAAGCAATCAGCTCGGTACTAGTTACGAAACGCGACGGAACCCAGATGCTGGTGTACTTTATCAGCAAG GAACTTTACACTGATGGAGCATCAAGTTCAGACGGAGCCAGTGCCGGTGTCGACCTGATACTTATAAGCCCAGATGGTGAGGAACACACATATGTCTTACGCTTTGCTTTCTCTATTTCTAACAATGAGGCGGAATATGAAGCGTTGCTTTCCGGGTTACGTATTGTGGAAAGGATGGGTATTAAGGCACTGAAAGTGGCGGTTGATTCACAGCTGGTGGCAAATCAGTTGAACGGAACGTTCGAAGTCAGAGATCCTGTGATGCAAAAATATTTGAAATTGGCGGAGGAATTGGCCAATAAATTTGATTCTTTTTCAATCACACAAGTGCCGCGATCAATGAACAAGAAAGCTGACGCCCTCAGCAAGCTTGCTTCATTGACGTTCAGCCACTTCGCTAAGGACGTATGGGTGGAAGTTGTCGATCAAAAGTCCACTGACGTGGTACAGGTATCAAGCCATC CGGCACCAGTTGAGGAGGTGAACACTTGGATGAATCCAATCGTCAATTATCTCAAAGACGGAACGTTACCATCTGACAGTGAAATGGCCAAGAAAATCCGCATGAAAGCTCCCATGTACGTTATACGTGACGGTGTTCTTTACAAAAAGTCCTTTTTAGGTCCGTTGTTGCGCTGCGTGGGTCCGCAAGAGGCTGAAACCGTGATAAGGGAAGTGCATGAAGGAACTTGTGGGATGCATTCGGGGTTTCGCACCGTTGCAGGAAAAATTATGCATTTGGGTTATTACTAG